One Cryptomeria japonica chromosome 9, Sugi_1.0, whole genome shotgun sequence genomic window carries:
- the LOC131043922 gene encoding uncharacterized protein LOC131043922, which yields MKAITNKDGEFVIELLRSTGRAIKKCFCLRRSVKLRRFRNGKGRFRRVWNACKGARTTFLTENLSSFKQFFCLKGEIQEMKKDLKLLEAQMKDIDEKVSREGMKPSEDVRIWKEEAEKIKKAADELKANFTQQQNGEKMITQVVDEKFQTEKQNGYVGICPQIWHRLKMSLKVDEYKLRINQLQNRHTKFEGKYGGDPIEVLPRKEPALKAFEMSEEIICSVNSWADFCNGVESFGDNSDLVHPLEKTPLFCLTFFLQFFTESETTVAGLLIFCWIFVLTLSYVLLRKRKTRREPRISPMELERSLTEEELEWSFIRHSGDEIPQTAGSNCTTCSEMMEEELGSSSGSQRKLDGNPQHEIVPIED from the coding sequence ATGAAAGCCATTACGAACAAGGACGGAGAATTCGTTATTGAGTTGCTCCGTTCCACAGGGCGTGCAATAAAGAAGTGCTTTTGTTTGAGGCGTTCCGTAAAGCTGCGCAGATTTCGAAACGGGAAAGGTAGATTCAGAAGAGTTTGGAATGCATGTAAAGGGGCACGTACAACATTTCTGACAGAAAATTTGAGCAGCTTTAAGCAATTCTTTTGTTTAAAGGGAGAAATTCAAGAGATGAAAAAGGATTTAAAACTTCTGGAGGCCCAGATGAAAGACATTGATGAAAAAGTCAGCAGAGAAGGTATGAAGCCCTCAGAAGATGTGAGAATATGGAAGGAAGAGGCAGAAAAAATTAAAAAGGCTGCCGATGAGCTCAAAGCAAACTTTACCCAGCAGCAAAATGGGGAGAAGATGATCACCCAGGTGGTTGATGAGAAGTTTCAGACTGAAAAACAAAATGGGTATGTTGGGATCTGTCCTCAAATTTGGCATCGGTTGAAGATGAGTCTGAAGGTGGATGAATATAAGCTTCGAATAAACCAACTCCAAAACAGACATACAAAGTTTGAAGGCAAGTATGGGGGTGATCCTATAGAGGTCCTGCCCAGAAAAGAACCGGCATTGAAGGCCTTTGAAATGTCAGAAGAAATTATTTGCAGTGTGAATAGTTGGGCAGATTTCTGCAACGGTGTTGAATCCTTTGGGGACAATTCAGATCTCGTTCATCCTTTGGAAAAGACGCCATTGTTCTGTTTGACTTTCTTCCTCCAATTTTTTACAGAGAGTGAAACCACCGTTGCTGGTCTTCTTATATTTTGCTGGATCTTTGTTTTGACGTTATCTTATGTGTTGTTGCGCAAGAGGAAAACCAGGAGGGAACCCCGTATTTCACCAATGGAGTTGGAGCGCTCGTTGACTGAGGAGGAGTTGGAGTGGTCATTTATCCGTCATTCAGGGGATGAAATTCCTCAAACAGCGGGTAGCAATTGCACTACATGTTCTGAAATGATGGAAGAGGAGCTTGGGTCTAGTTCAGGTTCTCAAAGGAAATTGGATGGAAACCCTCAACATGAGATCGTTCCTATTGAGGACTGA